The following DNA comes from Synechococcus sp. CC9616.
GCCACGGACAGCAGGAACGCCAGAGCGCGACACCAGGGGGGGTCCCGACGCGCCAACACCGCCGCCAAGGCAAACGACCAGACCACGGCCAGCCAAGCACCAGCGATGTTGGCGTAATCAAACAAACCGGACAAACGACCCTCTGGCTGGCCACCGGGAGCGAGAAACCAGATGATTGCTCCGCCGAACAATTGCCATGGGCCCGTCCAACCCAGCTGCATCTGGCCAAAACCAGTGATCAGAACCGGCACTGTGCCCGCCAACAACAAGCGAGCCGCTCGCTGACGGCGCGAGGCTGTGAGCAGGAAGGGACGAAACGCCCAGAAACCCCAGAAGAAAGGAATCCAGTTCGCGAGTCCGGCCCAGGCCAGGCCAGCGTCCGCCGCCAACAACGCACTGATCAGCATCAGAACCGTTGCCAGCAGCAGGGGACTCATCCAGGGGTCGGTCAGTGGAGTCTCGGACCGACCACAACTGCCAGCCAGACAGGTCACGAACAGACAAACACCAGCGAGCAAAGCGCTCGATGGCAACAGAAACAAACCCAGCTGAAAAGCCAGCCAACCCGGTGATTTGATCTGGAACAAACCCCTCACGCGAAGACAGCTGTACGTCCGCGATAAACGATCACCTGCCGTCGTAGATGCAACCGCAGTGCACGTGCCAAGGCCATGCGCTCGGTGTCGCGTCCTTTACGAATCAGATCCGCCACCTCATCGCGGTGACCGACAGGAACGGTTGTCTGCTCAATGATCGGACCATCGTCCAACTCCTCCGTCACATAGTGCGCCGTGGCGCCGATCAGCTTGACGCCACGGTCCCAGGCCCGCTGGTAGGGCTGAGCCCCTTTGAACGCCGGCAAAAAAGAATGGTGGATATTGATCACATCGGGGAATCGGGCCAGGAATTCCCCGCTCAACACCTGCATGTATTTGGCAAGAACAGCCAGCTCGATCTGGTTGTCCTCCAGTAATCCGAGAATGCGTCGCTCCACCTCAGGCTTGTTCTCCCGGCTGGAGGGTATGCAAACAAAGCGAACGCCGAATCCTGAACAGAGAGCCTCCAGATCCGGGTGGTTGGCAATCACCAACGGCACCTGCATCGGCAGCTCGCCACTCTGGACACGCCAGAGCAGATCCACCAGACAGTGACTCTGTTTGCTCGCAAAGATGGCGACCTTCGGCCAGGCATCTGAAAAGTGGAGCTTTGCCTGCCCAGACAGGCGGTCAGCCAAAGCCTGTGCGGCTGCAGGCAGAGCCTGGCGAGGAATCCCAAATCCCTCCAGCTCCCATTCGATCCGGCTGAGAAACACGCCAGCGCCGGCATCGGTGTGGTGGTCTGCATGACGAATGTTGCCACCGTTGGCTGCCACCCAGCCGGCAAGCTCACTCACCAGTCCAGGCCGATCCGGACAGATCAGCTGCAGGATCACAGTGGCTACCGACACGGAAACGCTTTGAAAAGCTGATTCTCCCGTGGCGGAGGAGCTGGTTAAAGTCCTTCAACCCTTGAATTTCCAATGCTGAACGCCCTGCGCCGTTTCGCTGCGTTCTGCCTCTGCATCGCCCTCTCTCTGGGAGTCCTCGCGCCGGCAGAAAGCCATGCGGACACCGCCAAACCCGAAGACATGGCCGTGATCCGTCGCCAGGCGGAAGCGTTCATGAGTGCCGAAAAACGTCTGCCGGAACTGGCCAAGCTGGTGAGCGACGAGAACTGGGTTTTCACGCGCAACCTCATCCACGGTCCTTTGCAGGAAGTGGGGAGAGAAATGCTGTACATCAATCAGCGTTTGAACCGATCGGAGCGCAAACAGGCAGACAAGCTGGCCCGATCCCTGAAGACAGCGCTCGCCGAACTCGATGAAGCATCCCGGCTTCAGGATCCAGCCAGGATGCAGCGGGCCTACAGCGCTGTGGCGGCAGGCTTCGATGCCTATTCCGATGTGATTCCTGAAGAGGCGCTCAGCTGAACCAGTCGATCGCCGTTGTCGGTGCCGGTGTCGTTGGCGCCGGCACCGCCTGGCATCTCGCCCAATGCGGCTATTCGGTCTGTCTTTACGACCCAAGACTTGGTGCGGCGGTCGATTCAGACCAGATCAACGGGAATCGGAACGGAACCAGTGCCTCCCTAGGGGTGCTGATGGGTCACGTTTACCGACGACACAGCGGTCGTGGCTGGCGATTGAGACAGCGAAGCATGGCCCTTTGGCCGCAATGGATCAAAGCCCTGCAGACCTTTGAACCTGATCTGCGGCTTCAGAGCCCCCTGATCCAGCTGGCCGATGACGACGACGTTCTGAAACGGATGCAAGGCCTGGTTGAGCGTCGCAAGGGCCTTGGCCTGCAGCTGATTCCAGCAATGGATAATCCCGTGCCCTGCCTCGGTGGGTTGAGCTCCTTACGGGACGGCCGGCTCGAACCATTGATGCTGCAACGTGCCCTTCGTCTGGCCATGGCCACTGTTTCCGTCCAGCAACACCCAGCAAAGGTGCGAAACCTGAAACGAACCGGAACGAACGGTGACCCACGCTGGCGTGTCGAAACCGGTGAAGAGAGTTGCCAGGACTACGAGGCCGTTGTGATCTGCACGGCTCTCAACAGCGATGGGTTGCTGGCTCCATTGGGCCACGAGCGACCCATGACCCCGGTGCTTGGCCAGGTCATCGATCTTGAGCTCAAGGATGGGCCTTCGAACTGGAAGAACTGGCCGGCGGTGCTGAGCGTCCAGGGCTTCAACCTTGTTCCAAAGCAACCGGGTCGTCTGCTGCTTGGAGCCACCTTGGAGCCTGGAGCCGAAGCCGACCCAAGTGCTCTCAAGCTGATGCTCGATCGCCTTGGTTCGACGCTGCCATGGCTCAAGTCAGCCACCCCAGTCGAGCATTGGTGGGGCCTGCGGGCAAGGCCTGTCGATCGGCCTGCACCTCTCCTTGAACAGCTGGAACCAGGCCTGCTACTGGCGTCTGGCCACTACCGCAATGGTGTGTTGTTGGCGCCAGCCACGGCGGAATGGGTACAGAAAGGCCTGAATCGTTCATCCGCGATGTTTACCAGTTCTTAAATCAACACTGAACGCTCTTAACTAATGTCCGCGTGGAAAATGTTCACCAGTGACCAAATTCATGCGTCGTGTCCACGCCCATCGGGCCCTGATGGCCATCGCTGGTGTCTCGACAAGCCTGACCCTTGCATCCTGTGGCGGAGGCGGTGAGCAAATCAAAGGTTCACTCAACGCTGCCGGCGCATCATTTCCAGCTGCGATCTACCAGCGCTGGTTTCAGGAATTCGCTCCTGAAGGCGTCAGCGTGAATTATCAGTCGGTGGGCTCCGGTGCAGGGGTGCGTCAGTTCACCGCCGGCACTGTTGATTTCGGTGCGTCCGACAAACCGATGAAGGACGAAGCCATCGCCAAGGTGAGTCGCGGTGTTGTGCAAATCCCAATGACAGCCGGTGCGATCGCCGTGGCTTACAACAACCCTGACTGCGATCTTTCACTCACCCAAAAACAACTAGCGGGCATCTTTCTCGGACAGATTGAGAACTACAGCGAACTCGGTTGTGCCGACAAGGCGATCAATGTGGTTCACCGGTCCGATGGCTCCGGAACCACCTACAACTTCACGAAACATCTGGGAGCCATCAGCCCTGAGTGGAAAAAGAATGTTGGTTCAGACAAGTCGGTCAAATGGCCAACCGGTGTTGGAGCCAAAGGCAATGAGGGTGTGGCTGCCCAGCTGAACCAGATCGCTGGAGGCATCGGCTATGTGGAATTGGCCTACGTGAAGGGTGATCTTCAGGCGGCTGCCGTGCAGAACGCCTCTGGTGAACAAGTGAAGCCCACCAATGCCACTGCCAGCGAAGCGCTGGGTTCCATTGACCTAGGCCCCGATCTGATCGGAGGCAATCCAAATCCGGAAGGGGGCTATCCGATCGTCACCTTCACCTGGGTGCTGGCCTACGAAACAGGCAATGGTGACAAAACAGCTGCCCTGAAGAAAACGTTTGAGTTCATGCTCTCCGACAAGGCTCAAAGCCAGGCCCCCGACCTTGGTTATGTGAGTCTGCCGGCAGAAGTCGTCGAAAAATCCCTGGCTGCCACGCAGAAGATCAGTGATTGATCTCTGATCTGAATTCAACGGACTGAATGCAACGTCCAGAGGATCAGGACAAGAAAAAGGGGCCCAATGGGCCCCTTTCCATTCGCTGAGATCAACCGATTTCAAGCTCAGGCGATCACTTGGACTCGGTGAATTCGGCATCGATGACGTCATCGGCGGAAGGACCGGAACCGTTACCAGCCGCCGCTCCATCTCCAGCATCGCCACCCGGTGCAGCGCCACCTGCTTCAGCTCCAGCTTGCTGATAAACAGAGGCCCCGACGGTGTAGAGCTCCTGCTGAAGTTCCTCCAGCAGAGTCTTCATCGCGTCGTAGTCATCCTTATCGACGGCCTCTTTGAGCTTGAGGCGCTTCTCCTCAAGCTTGGCTTTGGCATCGGCATCGACCTTGTCACCCAGCTCACCCATCTGCTTCTCAGCCTGATAGACAAGCGTTTCAGCCTGATTCTTCAGGTCGATCTTTTCGCGCTTCTCCTTGTCAGCGCTGGCGTTGGCCTCGGCATCCTTGACCATCTTGTCGACCTCGGAATCCGAGAGGGTCG
Coding sequences within:
- the purU gene encoding formyltetrahydrofolate deformylase, whose product is MSVATVILQLICPDRPGLVSELAGWVAANGGNIRHADHHTDAGAGVFLSRIEWELEGFGIPRQALPAAAQALADRLSGQAKLHFSDAWPKVAIFASKQSHCLVDLLWRVQSGELPMQVPLVIANHPDLEALCSGFGVRFVCIPSSRENKPEVERRILGLLEDNQIELAVLAKYMQVLSGEFLARFPDVINIHHSFLPAFKGAQPYQRAWDRGVKLIGATAHYVTEELDDGPIIEQTTVPVGHRDEVADLIRKGRDTERMALARALRLHLRRQVIVYRGRTAVFA
- the psbQ gene encoding photosystem II protein PsbQ, with protein sequence MLNALRRFAAFCLCIALSLGVLAPAESHADTAKPEDMAVIRRQAEAFMSAEKRLPELAKLVSDENWVFTRNLIHGPLQEVGREMLYINQRLNRSERKQADKLARSLKTALAELDEASRLQDPARMQRAYSAVAAGFDAYSDVIPEEALS
- a CDS encoding NAD(P)/FAD-dependent oxidoreductase, encoding MAVVGAGVVGAGTAWHLAQCGYSVCLYDPRLGAAVDSDQINGNRNGTSASLGVLMGHVYRRHSGRGWRLRQRSMALWPQWIKALQTFEPDLRLQSPLIQLADDDDVLKRMQGLVERRKGLGLQLIPAMDNPVPCLGGLSSLRDGRLEPLMLQRALRLAMATVSVQQHPAKVRNLKRTGTNGDPRWRVETGEESCQDYEAVVICTALNSDGLLAPLGHERPMTPVLGQVIDLELKDGPSNWKNWPAVLSVQGFNLVPKQPGRLLLGATLEPGAEADPSALKLMLDRLGSTLPWLKSATPVEHWWGLRARPVDRPAPLLEQLEPGLLLASGHYRNGVLLAPATAEWVQKGLNRSSAMFTSS
- the pstS gene encoding phosphate ABC transporter substrate-binding protein PstS; translation: MRRVHAHRALMAIAGVSTSLTLASCGGGGEQIKGSLNAAGASFPAAIYQRWFQEFAPEGVSVNYQSVGSGAGVRQFTAGTVDFGASDKPMKDEAIAKVSRGVVQIPMTAGAIAVAYNNPDCDLSLTQKQLAGIFLGQIENYSELGCADKAINVVHRSDGSGTTYNFTKHLGAISPEWKKNVGSDKSVKWPTGVGAKGNEGVAAQLNQIAGGIGYVELAYVKGDLQAAAVQNASGEQVKPTNATASEALGSIDLGPDLIGGNPNPEGGYPIVTFTWVLAYETGNGDKTAALKKTFEFMLSDKAQSQAPDLGYVSLPAEVVEKSLAATQKISD